In one window of Palaemon carinicauda isolate YSFRI2023 chromosome 2, ASM3689809v2, whole genome shotgun sequence DNA:
- the LOC137615510 gene encoding uncharacterized protein, which produces MGKALPYPAKRGKPCPTNGKVGSLPCQRPGGSPARPVARGEPRPASGKGGAPPGQREGASPARPAGSGEPCPANGKGGASPDQWEGWSPSRPARRGEPCPPSGNGGDLPCQWEGGGPPG; this is translated from the coding sequence atggggaaagccctgccctacccagCGAAAAGGGGGAAGCCATGCCCTACCAATGGGAAGGTGGgatccctgccctgccagcggccAGGGGGCAGTCCCGCCCGTCCAGTggcaaggggggagccccgcccggccagcgggaaggggggagccccgcctggccagcgggaaggggcgagccccgcccggccagcgggaagcgGGGAGCCCTGCCCGGCCAACGGGAAGGGCGGAGCCTCGCCCGACCAGTGGGAAGGGTGGAGTCCCTCCCGACCAGCGAGAAGGGGAGAGCCCTGCCCgcccagcgggaatgggggagatctgccctgccagtgggaagggggaggccctccagGCTAG